CAACGGTCCTAAATCCTTAATAAGATTACCCTCTAAATGCAATATCTTTGTTTTAGGAGGAAATGTAGCCGGCAATTCGGTAAATCCCCGATATGAACAGTTAACTTCAATTATTGGCTCTAAAACGCCCGTTTCAATGGCAGTAACGCACTTTATTAGATGACAGGAACAGTTCGGGGTACAGGTTTCTTCTGTTATCTGAAATTATTAAACAGATTAGTTCTAacgaatgttttttaaaagacttttatGGATTTCTctgacaaaaacaaaatttcttaaatgTCAGCCTAATCCCTTAATTTTTGAACTACAATATGGTCtctcaaaaaaatctttttgtaattataatGTCCATTAAAATTTGAATAGTATGCCAAACTTATGAAGACTGTTTTGTATAATAGAAGTAATGAGATCAACCCTTGGAGTAGCGCTTAACATTCTCTGTGGATTAAGAAAAGGACTCTGTCTGGCATTTCATGTAGGGATAAAAGATAAGAAACCGCAAGATATGAAAGACTCATGTCACACTTTAACACTATACGGTATACTGACGGAATGTTGGCAGGACAGCAAATGGTTTGCAAAAGCAGACTTTGTATCCTTTATATtaagtaagtttttatatttattataataagctATGTGTTCCTGAACTCTTCTTTTTCTAATTATGGTTTAGGATAAATCGTATTtcttataaaacttaaaaaacaatttattaattgtacttaaaaaaaccattacatgtggatattaattttattatatgcaATTCCTTCTAAAGAGCCCGTACTGAAATAGGGATTTTAAACAACGATGTAAGAAGGATTTAAACGCAGCAAACTTGTATGAAAACttgaggaaaattaaattacattatttgctGTCGACGGGTCTTTATAAATTTCAATgttgaattttcaaagttcccttagttctgctcgaatcctgttataaacccggtgttttcgtaatgtaggtgatctaaagaagAAGCTGGTAGAGTTAAATcgatatcgaaaaaaaaaaaatttgtctaaaaaaatcgatacgggggggtatacccgaaaaatgaaaaaaacccaaactttgaaggccgatatctcggtttctatgggagctatcgggaaaattccaatggtttttgtcttagttttgtcattctgaatccaacgagaccatccgcaaggtcgtaactcttctagaagctgagatatcgcatttttggagcccatttttggcctcaaaaacgaggtcgaaaaacgacatttttccgaattttcaaagtgctctcattcccttagttctgctcgaatcctgttataacccggtgttttcgtaatgtaggtgaccTAAAGAAGacactggtatagttagttcgatttcgaaaaaaaaaatttgtctaaaaaaatcgatacgggggggtatacccgaaaaatgaaaaaacccaaactttgaaggccgatatctcggcttctatgggagctatcgggaaaattccaacggttttgtcttagttttgtcattctgaatccaacgaagccatgcgcaaggtcgtagctcttctagaagctgagatatcgcatttttggagctcatttttggcctcaaaaacgaggtcgaaaaacgactttttccgaattttcaaagtgctctcattcccttagttctgctctaattctgttataacccggtgttttagtaatgtaggtgatctaaagaagacactggtatagttagttcgatttcgaaaaaaaaataatttttctaaaaaaatcgatacgggggggtatacccgaaaaatgaaaaaacccaaactttgaacgccgatatctcggcttctatgggagctatcgggaaaattccaacggttttgccttagtttcgtcgttctgaatccaacgaaactatccgcaaggtcgtagctcttctagaagctgagatatcgcatttttggagcccatttttggcctcaaaaacgaggtcgaaaaacgactttttccgaattttcaaagtgctctcattcccttagttctgctcgaatcctactataacccggtgttttcgtaatgtaggtgatctaaagaagacactggtatagttagttcgatttcgaaaaaaaaaaattttctaaaaaaatcgatacgggggggtatacccgaaaaatgaaaaaacccaaactttgaaggccgatatctcggcttttatgggagctatcgggaaaattccaacggttttgtcttagttttatcgttctgaatccaacgagactatccgcaaggtcgtagctgttctagtagctgagatatcgcatttttggagcccatttttggctcgaaaaacgactttttccgaattttcaaagtgctctcattcccttagttctgctctaattctgttataacccggtgttttagtaatgtaggtgatctaaagaagacactggtatagttagttcgatttcgaaaaaaaaataatttttctaaaaaaatcgatacgggggggtatacccgaaaaatgaaaaaacccaaactttgaacgccgatatctcggcttctatgggagctatcgggaaaattccaacggttttgccttagtttcgtcgttctgaatccaacgaaactatccgcaaggtcgtagctcttctagaagctgagatatcgcatttttggagcccatttttggcctcaaaaacgaggtcgaaaaacgactttttccgaattttcaaagtgctctcattcccttagttctgcttgaaTCCTactataacccggtgttttcgtaatgtaggtgatctaaagaagacactggtatagttagttcgatttcgaaaaaaaaaaaatttctaaaaaaatcgatacgggggggtatacccgaaaaatgaaaaaacccaaactttgaaggccgatatcttggcttctatcggagctatcgggaaaattccaacggttttgtcttagtttcgtcgttctgaatccaacgagactatccgcaaggtcgtacctcttctagtagctgagatatcgcatttttggagcccatttttggcctcaaaaacaaggtcaaaaaacgactttttccgaattttgaaagtgctctcattcccttagctctgctcgaatcctgttataacccggtgttttcgtaatgtaggtgatctaaagaacaagctggtatagttagttcgatttcgaaaaaaaaaaaattttctgaaaaaatcgatacgggggggtatactcgaaaatgaaaaaacccaaaccaaaaaatttctaaattcttATACGATGGTTTAGAAACATTTTactaattaaatcttttaattataaattaaaatataatatactaccACTTCACCAcaacatttcatttaaatctctactgatattttacaaaactatataaaaaattaagtatatttaaattgagCGCCATAGAAATGACATAGTTATCTTTCAATTATTAGTTCGAAACTACAAGTCACCAGATTTATGTTGGCAGCACTAGCTGCAGTGACAGTTTTCACCAGTTTAATATCCGCTTTtgggtttttgttttttgttagtGTAACGTGATAACGATGTGCAAACGTGTTCTAATACTTTTGATTCGTTTTAATATCAGAAGAATATAGGAGACCAGATATAGAATAGAAGTATTAGTCTTTGGTTTAATACTTCAACTGTGTAACTTTTGTTTGTGAATGAAATTAGTTGTAGTAGTTATAAGTAGTTAGTTAGTgtgatttcttttattaaaagaaacgCGCCTAGAAAAAGCATACAAAGGTGGCTAGGCGTAGATGAATGTTGCTTGATATTTGAATcaagtatttttcttagttcTTGAGATAGGCCAACCGATTTTTCATTTTGGCAGTTTATAGGGAAACTTttcaaaatcaatatatttccatTTCGACAGTTTTAGTAACCAGTAGTTTTAAAACTAAGGCATTTAGGTTGCGTTCCTCTTAAAAAAGGACAAGGATGTATCCAGAATCATACAGGTTGTTATTCTAACAATACTTACCTTGCGAAATTCAGCAATAGCAAGTATTGGTTTATTATTGTGTGGCATCTTAAAACAAATCAGTTCTTCCAAATCCTTGAAAATGGTTCTGTTCAGTTCCAATACCCAATCCAGGCTTTTTGAGCAATTCCATCTATTACCtaaaaatttcatttgagtTATGTAATAAATGCATATCTAACTAAAggtatataagtttttttaagcattattttaCCTGATAAGTACACTGCATTTATCGAAGGAAGAAAATATTGCTTAAAGGGATAATCACTGATAAAGTTCCCGGATATATTCAATACTTTCAAGTTAGGGAAATAACTTGTAAAGGTATCACAGAGAGAGGAGATCTGAAGGCAGGATAGATGTAGTacctaaaaataagttaaataaagttaaattttaattaaaggatATATACTATGATAAATTACCTCTAAGTCCATTTTCTTATTAGGCATTACAATCTTTTCGAGCTGTGTGATATTGCTTCCAATAATGCTTAAATTCCTTAATTCGGGAAAAGAACTTTGCAGACTATTGAAGTCTAACATTTTTAAGTCTATATGCGTAACATGGAGCTCCGTAATTCCAGGAAAGTTTCCAGTTGGTAAGCTTTTTTCGCAGTGCAGATGCGATGCTATTGTAGTGCAATCTTGAGTGGATGAAGAAATGTGATACCATAGATACCtgaaaatagatatttttaaaaatttgttatctATTGTAAGAAActgtatacagtgctttcatttcaaaacgatccacccttaataactttcttaaaaaaaaaaaacacgtcaaattagatatacagggggacgtttaattatgcatttactgaagttctgtcaatcacctcctcgcctccagctaacctcactttaatatgtcaaatgggaacccccatcgtgtgatacatcatagtaaggagcgtaaaattctctattcaacggtaccaaaaaaattaaatcggtaaatatgtaagcaaatagttagcgaaaatatctagaaacgtgagccataaatacgtattagaattgatacgaaaatttgaagagacgggatcgatttgcaataagaaaaaatatgaaaatagagttgtcgatgaagcatgccaagttgaagtactaggacaacttgctatggatccaactttgtctataccaaaggccgcaaaactaacaaatatttccactggttccgtacatgaagtttttaaaaaaaataagttctttcctcaTAAAAtccatattcttcatgaactcggagaagatgattttgataggagaattcaatattgtgaagtgatgtgccagcgaattgacgacgatccccatttattgaagaacatttgcttcagtgacgaatcgaccttttttttaaatgacctggtgaacagacataactgtagatggTAGCTGATAGtagtagatactgggataatgaaaatccgcatgtttttcgggaaggccatacccaatatccccaaaaaattaatgtttgggcaggaatttatgggaatgaaataatcgggccatttttttttggaagaaaatttgactggcgaatgtatcacacgatgggggttcccatttgacatattaaagtgaggttagctggaggtgaggaggtgattgacagaacttcagtaaatgcataattaaacgttcccctgtatatctaatttgagatgtttttttttttttttttttttttaagaaagttattaagggtggatcgttttgaaatgaaaccaCTGTATAGAAGTAAAAAGATTTATAGAAATATATTCGAGAATTTGCTGTAGATTTTTTAGTAGTAGTTCAATCATGTTTAAGATAAACGTTTGAACTAATGTTGACTTATTTACTGCAATAactaaaatcacaaaatgtatCTCAATGGTAAGCTCATTGATAAATTAAACTATAACATTATGACTACCTTTTGCAGGTAActtaataaattagaaattcGAAAGGAACAAGCTGTATTTGAATGGAAAAACCAGAACACCTACCTGTCTCAAAAAGATATTTAGAATTTCAGAACCATAAATCAGTGTAACGATAATACAAGATGGATAGATGACCAAAATGCCAAACATAACCAAAGGGAGCAAACCTTCAATTTTTAAACGCATCGCATTTTTCTCGAAACGACGCTTTTCAAATCGGCgacaaatattcaaaaactattttacagATCAACTTCAAATTCATAGAAATTATTACACACATAAGGATTTTTTGCAAtagacaaaaacttttttttataaaaaaaaagacaaaaaagagacaaaaattagttACATGTAGGTACAGATATGAAACATCAGAGTCTATATAGCATATCTTTCGTAATATGCTTGTAATTCTTCAAGATTACTCCGTTAAGAGCTATACTTGATAATGACAAAGACAAATGGTACTGAAACCGAACTGCACTTACAGAGACTAATAGTAAAAGTGACttaattctattaaataaagtcTCTAGGGAAACGATTTTTTTTGACATCTATCATCTACAAATTGAAGTAAAAATCAGCGCTACTATCCATATCACGAATCACGTTTGATCAGTAACTTGTTCCATTTTTGACAACTCGTTGTCATATGTTAAATCCTTGTCGGTTTGGAAAACCGGCAACAAGTTGATGATTCTTCAAAGGCGTTTGACAGGGTTCAACACAATCTTCTTATTAATAAGTTGCAGTTCCAAATTCATGGCACTTTGCTTCTttggttcaaaaattatttgcaataaagTACCACTTGTAGAGATAAAAAACGACTTTGGTGTTCAACAGGGGACTTACATACCTTgttgtttgatttatttattgatgaactaacaaaataaattaaatactgtgAGTATCTTCTCTATGCGGATGATTTTAAacgttttataaatattaacgaATTTGATGATTACTTAAAATTGCAACATGATTTTGATATAATTTCTGAATGAAATTCGGCCAACGGATTgagttttattttgttcttttttggcCCTGGTTAAACCAACTGGCCAGCCCTTTGATTGAGCCTAAAtgcagaaaaatttaaaattttaacaatttctaaaaagaaatataattatttatttgactaTCGCAATAATAACGATATCTTGCGTAGAGTTAATGAAATTAAAGGTCTGGATGTGGATATTGATAGTGGTCGTAGGTTTGATTACCATATAAATTCTATTCGTAGTAAATCTATGAAGGTGTTGGCTTTTATGAGTCGaactttaaaggattttaatgACATTGAATGTTCGCGAGCCCTTATGTGCGATTTATATTAGAATATGCTAGTCCAGTTTGGTCACGACAATATAACATATACATTGAATTATTGGacaaaattcaaagaaaattccTTATGCTTGTTGCCTTTAAACTTGGCATACCTATAGAAGACTTTGATTACAATTATATTGGAAATctcttaaatcttttaaagattGTCGATCTGTGcagttcataaaaaaattgttattatcaCTCTTAATGTCGCTTAAAAACTCACTCGTAATCCAAAATTGTTCTTATCAGTTAAATGCCACAGAAAAAATTATGGCATGAATAGGCCAGTCTATAATGGCAtaaatattcactttttttgcacgcctttcttttttattgacttgacactgagaattaaaaaaaatatatataatattctaaaaatatgtcCCGATCAACATGCTATAAATaaccgaataaaaaaaaataaaatcaagtttTCGAATTTGCATAATTAGCATCCACAGTTCCATaaattagcttttaaaaaataaaacacaatttgcATAACAGTTCAAATCCGTATTTAAATGATCCAAAACCAACCAAGTTATTCATCTTAAAGGTCAAacgagaatttttaaaataaaaaccagatcttctgtaaaattataataacgtttaaaagattattaattGCCTAAATCAACGAATTAATTGGGATGACATTTTCGCTTTTGGTAAAATATGCAAAGTAAATGTTGGTATAAATTTGATCATGGGAAAATGCAGACAgttgtatattaatatttacatagCGTAATACACTAATAACAAATTtgaaatctaaataaaattgactGATTGAGTTTTTGTATTTGTAGATATTATTttgagtaaataaaatatttacacaaGTTATTCTTGATAAATTAC
The genomic region above belongs to Anthonomus grandis grandis chromosome 6, icAntGran1.3, whole genome shotgun sequence and contains:
- the LOC126737638 gene encoding protein singed wings 2; amino-acid sequence: MKAFFFVMWYLWYHISSSTQDCTTIASHLHCEKSLPTGNFPGITELHVTHIDLKMLDFNSLQSSFPELRNLSIIGSNITQLEKIVMPNKKMDLEVLHLSCLQISSLCDTFTSYFPNLKVLNISGNFISDYPFKQYFLPSINAVYLSGNRWNCSKSLDWVLELNRTIFKDLEELICFKMPHNNKPILAIAEFRKITEETCTPNCSCHLIKCVTAIETGVLEPIIEVNCSYRGFTELPATFPPKTKILHLEGNLIKDLGPLRTNCIYRDLLDLFLDNNAISNLHILESSFWLTHFRVFSLRNNKISELPVYAIDNALQHNGNMPNAVRLYLGGNPWRCDCIFAPRLKEMLQKYAPQVTDLREVKCSEKSENRLIPVIDLSRSAVCHSPSEYTIQEALDLLNGVLAFLIVLVLGKLAYDYYHFKKTGRLPWIVTKLP